The following are encoded in a window of Phragmites australis chromosome 22, lpPhrAust1.1, whole genome shotgun sequence genomic DNA:
- the LOC133904408 gene encoding uncharacterized protein LOC133904408 translates to MEPSPPPERASWRTCLCDLQGWIDVIRFPGLIDLVCSLGLPVLIHLVLCPPPPPPAAPGSNSPMGTRRRGQAIYEALITPPLGLIDLVRCSPLPVARPPPPSRAAVGNVDDNERQPPPTVGSSQPLVWILRGQPLVEIFAVYANFPFVGTIFVCDGRWGKSTYWREDWAGAYRDFVSARKKWLSNHSRGHAAHSEFKDKLALTGPNRFISADGGFLIEVVIPATKKRHREICKLLWNWDDLSMYNKPKTCTIITSRGCVYVTCAVLSDAVEATVKVMLRLPWECAKVHGHISARINTFSIESTLFSKDVDKAVDVSISSYTLDSLPQGHSDLEFYPPVSLPLARSVLAVPIGACLEVKGELVFNGSHVISVNHSIPIQGESVKSEWVQDNYCFTTVRMEIRSPF, encoded by the exons ATggagccatcgccgccgccggaaAGAGCATCTTGGAGGACTTGTTTGTGCGATCTGCAG GGGTGGATTGATGTCATCCGATTCCCGGGGCTGATTGATCTTGTCTGTTCCCTGGGCCTGCCGGTGCTGATTCACTTGGTCCtttgcccgccgccgccgccgcctgcagcACCTGGTTCCAACTCCCCCATGGGCACCAGGCGTCGTGGCCAGGCCATCTACGAGGCGCTCATTACTCCACCACTGGGGCTGATTGACCTCGTCCGTTGCTCACCGCTGCCTGTGGCTAGGCCTCCACCGCCGTCGCGTGCGGCAGTTGGCAATGTGGATGACAATGAACGGCAGCCACCGCCCACGGTAGGTTCCAGCCAACCCCTCGTGTGGATTTTAAGAGGCCAACCCCTCGTGGAGATATTTGCCGTGTATGCCAACTTCCCTTTCGTTGGCACCATCTTTGTCTGTGATGGGCGTTGGGGCAAGAGCACTTACTGGCGCGAGGACTGGGCCGGAGCATATAGGGATTTTGTTTCAGCAAGAAAAAAATGGCTATCAAACCATAGCAGAGGACATGCTGCCCACTCTGAATTCAAG GATAAGCTGGCTCTCACCGGACCAAATCGTTTCATATCCGCCGATGGTGGCTTTCTCATTGAAGTTGTTATCCCCGCGACAAAGAAGAGACACCGTGAAATTTGTAAACTATTATGGAATTGGGACGATTTGAGCATGTATAACAAACCCAAGACCTGCACCATCATAACCAGCAGGGGCTGCGTATATGTCACCTGTGCGGTGCTGAGTGACGCCGTGGAGGCCACTGTGAAAGTCATGCTGCGCCTACCCTGGGAGTGCGCCAAAGTCCATGGTCACATCAGTGCGCGCATCAACACATTTAGCATTGAAAGCACACTATTTAGCAAAGACGTCGACAAGGCGGTGGATGTCTCCATCTCCAGTTACACGCTTGATTCTCTGCCACAGGGACATTCTGACCTTGAATTTTACCCCCCTGTAAGTCTTCCGTTGGCGCGATCTGTTCTTGCGGTGCCAATTGGAGCATGCCTTGAGGTTAAGGGGGAGCTGGTATTCAACGGATCTCATGTCATATCTGTCAACCATTCTATCCCGATCCAAGGTGAGAGTGTCAAGAGCGAATGGGTCCAGGACAACTACTGCTTTACTACTGTACGCATGGAGATCAGGTCGCCATTCTAG